The region AAAATATCTGCCTATAGGTGAGCGTTGCGCGTGTGTGTGTTCGGGCGCACCAGTGGTCGTGCTCTACGCTTTCCACAGAAGCTATCTCAGCCGCTTTTCGGATCACACCAACCAGTGCAGTTCAAATAAAGCACACACAGTTCAATAAAGCCTGGCTCCCGCACAATATTGGCTTACATTATTTACACGAAGCAGTAACACGTCCAAATTTACAACCAGTGTGACCATTGGCCGTTGGAGCCGAATAGTTGGGGCGGAAAGTGGAGGGAGAGAGAACCATCGATAACAGCGTAAATATCATCGATGTTTTTAACCATAGTAACTAAAACATTGATTTAAAAAGGAAACTTTTATCCAATTATAATCATTTTGTTtatagatttattttttatctagTCTTCCATATAAAAAGAAAGTCCCCTAGATCAATGTGCTTCCACCTCTAGCAAAAAAACAGTGCTGGAAAGTTCTCGAGGATTATGAAGTAGGCCATCTCTAGCGGCGACTTTTTCCAGGTAATCTCTGTTCCTAAACAGGGAGGTAGCCAGGTAAATAGGCAGATCTCAAAATTCAATAGAACGAAAAACAATCCAACAGGTACATGGAATCCCCCATTGTATCTGCGCCTACAGAATTCGCATTTCCGCTAAAATCCTGAACGTGGTTGCGCAGATACGCATGTATACATATGTTtgtatgtttttgttgtaTACACACAAGTGTAGGTTGTGAGAGATACTTTGTGGCTCGGAAATCATTATCAGTTTGAAGAACTCTAGAACCCCCAGTCGATCGCCAATGACCGACCTGTTTGGATCGACAGCTCAGTGTGCTTTCTGTTGTTTCCGGGGGCTGTGACTGTCAGAAAGCAACTGCTAGctttttcctttcctttcaCTTTGTTCGTTCGGCGTTCTGATCTAAATTCCgaatttatacattttctgCAGTGCGGTCTTCGGTCTGTGTGATTAGTTAGCCACCATGTGTCAGCCGCTGGGCCAGATGCAATGCGAGATCAAGAACATGGCGCTCTCGGGCGACCCGGAGCTGGACAATCAAATACGCAGGTGGATACGCTGGGACAAGTGTCCTAGCACCGCCTGCCAAATCATGGATGCAGTTCGTGCCAGCGACTGGGATACGTAAGTCTAAAACATCTAGGGTGGACCATCTTCTAATCTCAATTCTTATCCCTGAGCAGGCTGCGCAAGAGACTGTGCAACCGCATAACGTTTGGCACGGCGGGATTACGGGCCTGTATGCGAGCTGGCTTTGATTCAATGAACGAGCTGGTGGTAGTTCAGTAAGTGTTTCTCTTTCTCCTTGGGAGTGCCCTTGAAACGTAACGTATGTGTCTCCCATTTCCAGAACGGCCCAGggtctgtgtaaatatttaaaggagcAGTACCCGAATCCGGAGGATTGGACCAATCGTGGCATTGTCTTCGGGTACGATGGACGCTACAACAGCCACCGGTTTGCTGAATTATCCGCCATCGTATTCCTGAGCAACGAATTCAAGGTGTGGCTCTTTAAGCGCGTTGTGGCCACACCCATGGTTCCGTACGCCATATTGCGATTGCAGTGCTTGGCTGGCGTAATGGTGACTGCCTCTCACAACCCCAAGGAGGACAACGGCTACAAGGTTTACTGGTCCAATGGAGCACAGATAATACCACCTCATGATGCAGGAATTCAGGATGCCATTATGGAGAATCTAGAACCCATGAGCGGGGCGTGGGATGACTCTGCGATGTGCTCCAACACTCAATTGAATGACCCCTATGACATTGTGGTGCCGCCCTACTTCGACCATCTCAAGAAGAAGTTCCCGTGCAACCTGCTGGAGATTAATGGGCGGTGTCCCATCACATTTACCTATACGGCAATGCATGGAGTGGGCTATGATTTTGTGAAGACGGCGTTCAAGCGGACCAACTTCCCGCCGTTCATCTCGGTTTGCGAGCAACAGGAACCGGACCCAGAGTTCCCCACCACGCCCATGCCCAATCCCGAGGAGGGCAAGACTTCGCTGGACTTGGCGATAAAGACCGCAAAGCAGAGCAACAGCGAAGTTATTCTGGCCAACGATCCGGATGCAGACCGCTTGGCGGTGGCTGTACGGCGCGAGGACGGTAGCTACAGGTTGTTTAGCGGCAATGAGGTGGGCGCCTTGCTCGGCTGGTGGAGTCTGGAGTTCTACAAAATGACCGTCCCCGATTGCGATGTTTCCAACTGTGTGATGATATCCAGCACGGTCAGCTCGAAGATCCTCAAAGCCATGGCCGAGCGCGAAGGCTTCACCTTCTTCGACACCCTGACCGGCTTCAAGTGGATGGGCAACAAGGCCATCGAGCAGGAGCAGGCTGGCAAGACTGTATTGTTCGCCTTCGAGGAGGCCATCGGGTTTATGGTTGGCACTGCCGTCCTGGACAAGGACGGCGTCAGCGCTGCCACCCATGTCGCCACCATGGCTTGCTACTTGCGCTGCACCCAGTGCATGACGTTGGAGGAGAAGCTGCGGGACATATACGAGACATACGGCTACCACACATCCATCTGTTCGTATGTCATCTGCCGGTGTCCGCCGCTCATTGAGAAGATTTTCGAGCGGCTTCGGAACTGGGACGATGGCCAGGCGGACACCTATCCGACGAGCATCATGAACGGCGAGTACGAGATCGAGAGCATCCGCGATCTCCACACCGGCTACGACAGCAGCACACCCGACAAGAAGGCCACTCTGCCGACCAGCAGCAGCTCACAGATGATCACGTTCACGTTCAAAAACGGAGCTGTGATCACCCTGCGGACCAGCGGCACCGAACCGAAGATGAAGTACTACGCCGAGATGTGCGGCAAACCGGAGGAGAAGAATTGGAACAAGCTGAGCAGCACACTGAAGATCATGGTCGAGGCCACTGTCGAGGAGTTCTACGAGCCAACCAAGAACGGTCTGCAGCGAAAGAAGGATTAGGCCGACGGCTGCCCAGCTAGCGGAAGCTCTGACGATCTTTTAGCGATTAGACCTGGCTAAAATGATATTATTTGGATACGGATAGCACTCATGCACAAGCCAAAAAGCAACAGCGGGCCATGCTGTTAACTAGTAGCTACTTATTGATAACCAACTGTTACGTTTTCTATTTACACTAGGGGCATATTTATAAAAGTATGTAAATAAACGCAACACCGACACCAGGCACTAGAAACCACATTCGTATTGTGCTCCGcacccaaaacaaaaataggcTGAGGAACCACGTTTTCGGTTCTATTGTTATCTTTTGAAATGCGAGGTGGGGCTGGCAAGTCAGACCACACTCGAATTAATTGCCCTTGTTATGGTTATCTCGGGGAACTGGAGTGTCAGCGATTGGATGAATCCGAATCCCTCCATTTCGCAAAGTGATTGATCGGCGATTAAATCCATTGAACTTGATTGTGTCGAATTAGGAAATCGGTATGGTAAATCATTCGAGGAAGTCTCATAGCTGATAAGACtgttttcatttatatttccTCCATTTGCGTCAAGATCAAGAAATCAAGAAAGAAGCTCGCTTAGTTAAAGCTGTTAAAAAAGGGGTTTCagtttattatattttagggCATCCTCCATAGACTAAGTACAGATCAAGTACAGGTTACAACAGTTACAGTTGGTTagttaatataaatattagcTTTAATATATAGGGACTGGCTACCCAATTGCTTTAATTAATTGCTACAGAACGGCAATAGAGGAGGAGTACTTCGGCAAGAAGCATTAGCTAGAAAACGATAATAAAATCAAACCTCAAGCAGAAGGTgtatttaattagttttgtaAATAGGTTATAGCATATATCGTTTAGATTGGATTCACTGGAAcgtgtatgtatatgtgtatatatataatcggGTCCTTATCACTAAAATTTCGCTTCTAAAAATACACttgttttttgtataaatgAGTTGCTATGCCTGCGGGCGGCTCTTGGCAATctgtgttttgtttataaaatgcATATGTTCAGGCAGTCTCTTTGCTTAAAGTATGTATTTGTCAACGGTTTCATTCGAGTTCTAGTCCTAATCTCATCTTGGCAGAGGAGTTCGATCAGGACCTTTAGGTTTCGGCTTAAAATGTGCGTCGGTTTAATTCTAGCGAGTCGCGCCAGAAGTGGTCGCTCCACTCTTGGCGCAAGTCCGAATCTTATCTAAAATTCCATTTGGAATATCTTAAGGCTATTGCGATAATCGGTAAATAAGATATATCGCTCGTTATAAGCACAACTTTACACTAAATATTtcctaaaataaaaagtgtGTATAAAAGAGCAGCATTGAAGAGTTGATATGATGAACCCTCCTCATTCTTATAATTAATACTTTGGGAACTTTCAAGTCATGTTTTCTTAAAAAGGGGACATGTGATATGTGTTCGAGTCGGTCTAGGATGTGATATACTGGAattttgagtatttttagATGATATCCTGGGCATAGGGTGGAGGAATCTTCTCTTGATTCACCGGTTCTATCAATGATTATAAAATTGACATCGAAATACTGAATCTAAATAGACGATTGATTGTTTCAAAGCTTCGagataaaagaaataaaaagttaGAATGGATAATAGGACATAGGAGTCTCACACAAACACATGGAGGTACGAGGACTGCGTCTGGTTGCTGTGAGTGGGCGTTATAGTCGGGGGCGGGGCGTTGTGGTGGTGTCATACGGAGGTTTCAGAGTTCAGCTTAAGTACAAATTTGTTACTCTTGGGATCCACCACCTCCTCGGCCAGGTTGAAGTGCGGCAGCTTGTGCACGGTGACCATTAGCGAGACGTCGTTTTGGATGAGCTGGAAGGTGCACTCGTTGCTGATCGGTCGGGACACAATATCGTCGCAGATGAGCGACCAGGACTGCACCCAGCGACGCTCCTTCTCGCTCTGCATGACTGGCGACTCGGTCAGATACGGCTCCAGGAAGGCACGCGGCGACAGGTCGTGCTTCAGGCAATGGGCCAAGTGTTTCAGGATGCTCTCGAAGGTGTGTCGTGGCTGCTGTCGCGTCACTCGCAGATACTTCTGCAGAGCCCTGGCCATGGAGGGAAACACAGCGGCTGCGGCTTCCTGGGGATCGAGGGGCAGGGCCGGAGCGGGTTCGTTGTGGATGCGTTTGATGTGGGTGAAGGCCTCCTCTGCGGCGGTGATGAGACGGGCGCGACGCTTCTTAACCCGGCGCTCGTACTCGTGCTCCTCGTAGAAGCGCTCGTTGTGCGAGGAATCACGACGACGAGCGTTGGCCGCCAGGACGGCCCGGCTCTGGCTCTGCTGCTGCGAGTTGCTTACTCCGTCCACCTCGTAGTACTTGAAGCTGTTCGATATCTTGTTCCGCTGCGACTTTGAGACCGAGATGGGTATGCGTTCGAGATACGGGTTGAAGATGGGAAAGTCCACATAGTAGTGCTGCAGCACCCACACGGCTGCCCGCTGGATGCTCAACTGGCCCAGCATGTAGGATCGCGACACTCCGTCCGGGGAGCGGATGATTTTAACATAGTAGCTGGGCTGCTGGTGGCGCAGCTCCAACAGAACCACGGCCACGTAGTGGACGAAAAGCAAGGTGTCTACGAAATTAGTCGCGTAACTCACCAGCGACTTGTAATCAACGGCGTAGCCACCGGTCTCTACGACGATCCTGGCCCCATTCGTGACCTGCACGATGTAGAAGAGCCAGTAGGCAAAAGTGCAAATAGTGACCAGCAGAAGAACCAGAGCGCGGTACAGGAAAATTCTCGGCATGCTGGCCGAGGTGCGGCGCATGAAAACAGCCCACAGACCAATCGCTAGGAGCAACAACCTGGCGGCCAGTGAAACCAGCTGACCCTTGCACTGTTCACTGCAGGCTAGTAGCTTGGTGCGTACCGTCTGCGTGAGATCTGGATCGTCGAAGGCGGAAGGGAAGAATCCGGCGTGCGGCATCACCACCATGGCCACCGGCGAGAAGAACGCAGCGCAACCGAGCAGGAAGCAAAAGCCAGACTCCATGTAGCGACGACAAGCAAAGCCGAATCCCTTCTCGTTCTCGCGGTGCCACATGTTGTTGATGTCCTCCATGGAGATGCTCTGCTCCGAGGTGTTTCCTGTCACTGCGGTGGTGTTCTCGCCCCAGTTCTCATCCTGCGGAAGGATCTGCACCTCAATCACCTCCTGGCCGTCGCGACTCTCATCACCTAATCAGATATGGTTGGAGGTATTACTTTAGATTCAAATTGGGGATAATGGGAGTGGTGGACTCACCTGTCATATTAACGCTGGTTTGGTAGGGAGCCATGTCCCCGCGCTGAAATCCCGATTTTCCCGACTTTGAAGAGTGCGTACTGCGGTGGGAATGGCGAGACCTATCCCGCTCCCGCTCCCTGTGGTAGCCGTTGTTCACGCTGCCTCCTCCGCCACCTCCTCCCCCGCCGTTGTTATTATGGTTCCGCGAGCGTCTGGAGCGTCCACTATGTTCCGACTTCACGGATTCGTTTTCCATTGCGTGCGTGGGCAGTCCCCGCTCCCGTTCCCCCTCTTCGCTAGCTTGCAGCCCCCCTATCAACAACCTGACCGTGCAGCTATTTTAGTGTCTAACTGTAATTACGGCCGCGGCAGCAGGTTTTTTATATGCAGGTATGCAGGGCGGAGTGCATACCTCTCGGTCGGTTATCTTTTGTATCTCTAGCTATTCCTGCAGCACATTGCCTCTATTTACCATCCGCGCTATTATTTTGTTAACATTTTAGCGATTTCACAGAcacttttccctttttttctgttttttcttTAGACTTGGCTTCACCCCGACGCATCGAACGCCGTGCCTAAGGTCACACTTTTCAGCAATATTTTTCAACACTGGCACCTTTCACACTTCGGGTTTGAATTCTATTTAAGGGGGAACCCAATTAATATGCgtgttaaatttaataaatttaagctttcaaatataattttaaatatagttAATTTTAGAcacattttaaaactaaattacGAACACATTGTATAGAAATATCAGTATTAcattttttcacatatttatttttttaaaacattttttaactttttttcttaaaatgtatttatgttAATGGGCAATAATAGAGGCAAGTAATTTTCTAGCCTGCTGGTTGGTTGGGTTCAGTCGGATAGCGCGCTGCACTAATTTGGAGGAGAGTGCCTTGTCCACGGGACCTACGGCCTTGCTGGCGTAGATAATCGTCTCCGCTTCCTCACTGGCCTCAATGCTAAAATTGAATGATTTTTTcctttgttattatttattgaatgttaaaatattatattcttcataaaatttaattagttagTCCATTCATTTAAAGAGTTCATCATATACCAAAGCAATACCAAAAACTTGATCGTACAAATTCTTACCTCTGTTGCAGTTTAGTATGCCCTAGGGTAAGGGCTAGCAGTGCCACATTGGATGTGGCTAGTTTAAGGGAGGGATCCTGAACATAGTAATCTAGTAGAAACTTTAAGAACACCTTACGAAGGTTAGTAGACTGGGGAAACATTCGAACACGGGTCTGCAAGTAGCGCAAGGCCTCATTGGTGCCatcctaaaaaataaaagttatcattattaactttaaaaactccAATTAACACTTACATTTATAAGGATGTAGTGGGCAGTTAGATAGGAAATCTCATCACAACACTCCTCGTTATGGTCATAAGCCTTTAACTCCGCCATCACCATACGGCTTAGCTCGTTGTCCCGATGAAGTATGCCCAAGGCATAGGAGGAATAAAGAGCCTGTATGGGCACTTCTTTTAGAAGAATACTTCAAGGATCAAAGTCATTAGTTAAAGATTATTTGAAAGCATTATCTTATACCCACCACTGATAGAGGAGAGTCTTGGTGTCTGCCTCGCCCTGAAATGCGTAGATCATGGAGGCCATGGCCACCAATATGGTTGAAGCCTTATCATCATCCTGGCCCTCTACATTCCTCAGCACCGAGTTATAAATAGAATACGATTCCTGCAACTGTCCAGACCGAAAATACGCCAAGGCCAGACCGATGATTGGCTTGAACGTGGCATGGGCCACAGTATTCAAAGCATTAACTGCTTTTTCAGGTTCATTGAGCTGCAAATACAGGTATCCCAAATTGGTGTACAACTTGTCCCGGTCTGCACCCGGCTCACATAGCTTGCAAGCCCGGGAGAAGGCTTCCACTGCCAGACGATACAGCTTTTTACGGGCGCACAGGAATCCTTGAAAGGTGAGCGCCGCAACACTAGTTTCTGCTTCTTCGTTTTGGACAAaccttaaatatataattgttTAAAACAATATCCAAGAACATACATATCTTGGTCACTCACCAGTTAATGGCGTCCAGGGCAGAGACATCAGCGTGCATGTGCTCTATGGCATGCTTGTTGTGGGGTTTTTCCATGGACTTCGGATTGGAAAGCACTTCGCACACCCAGTGGGCGAAGCCAATCGCCGCCTCCGGGTGGTACTCAAATTGCTGGCAATGCCTGAAAAGGTCAAAGGACTCTTCCTGTTCACCAATGGTCTCCGCCACCATAGCCTGGCCTATCCAGGCATTAGCGTAGGTTGGGCAGGCCTGTTGGGCACGAGTGAAGGCCTCGTTGGCCAGCCTTATGTTTTTCACCTTCACGTACAGAACCCCGAGATTTGTCCAAGCCGTGAAACTTTTGCGTTCCAGCTCCACCGCCTGGATGAAACAGTGCTGGGCTAGGGGCAGGTTCTCATGATCTGGGTGCATATTAATCACACCGAGGAGGTTCCAGTTTTGCCACCGATTTCCTCTTTCTTTGATAGCCATCTTGCAAACTTTTTCCGCCGTCTCCAAGTGGCTTTTAGCTTCCTCGGGAATGTAAACGGCGCTGTAGTAGGTGGACAAGGCCAGTTCGTACCACAAGTAAGTATTCTGCTTCAGTTTCAAGGCACACAGATAGAAACGCTGGGCCAACAAGAGGAGATCCTTGCGGGACAAGTAGGTTACAAGTTCGTCGCGTTTCGCTAGGCTTCCAGCGACATCTAAATTGGCCAGGGAAGGGGGCAGCTGGGCCGTTTGGACAAATACGCTGGCCATCAAACGCCACAACCAGACCATACCATGAGCTTCCGGTTGATGAAATGCCCTGTATAAACAGAATTTTGGTTGAATTTCGTATTAAATTTTGAGGTTTCTTACTTTTGAAGGTATTCCACAGAGAGCTGCCAGTGCTCTTTGGCTCTACCGTACAGGTTCTGGGCTTTGAGGCTGTTGGCCAAGCCTATGTGTGCCTCGGCCGCTCCTTTCAAGCCAGGCAAATATATAGGATTCAGCTTTAAAAGAGTACTGAAATCCTCAATGGCTTCTGGATACATTCGAATAATCTGCAGAGAGTAAAATATAAGTAACTTAATCTTTAAGAAAAGACTGTGTTTCCACACCGTTTTTATAGAAGCTAGCTGGAGCAGAGCATAGCTGTTCTCCGGGGTAAGCTCGAGAATTTTTTGGAAGACCCGGATGGCAGAATTGTAGGAGCCGCGTGCTGCGTACGCGTCGCCCAACGATTCCCAGTACACCATGCACTTGGAGTCCTGCTTTATGGCATCACGGAAACATTGGATGGCCTGCGTGGAAGCgaatattcaaaattaaacaaatattccAGCAGTGGATGAGTTAATGCCTACATTATCCCATTTTTTGACTTTCTGGAAGTGGAGGCCCAGCTTGTACTGCAAGCGGATGGAATCCTCACTGCTCAGGTGGTTCACTGTGTTCAGCAAAAGCGCCTCGTTCAGCTCCTCCTCACCAAGCTCCTGATAAATAAAACTCAGGGCGTCTACCGCTTCTTCCGCTAAAGGATTCAGGCTGATGCACTTCTCGTAGCACTTTCTGGCCCGAGCCGTATCCCCTGTAGTCAGAGGATACAGCCTTCCCAGGTAATCGAAACATTCGGAGAAATGCGGTCGGAGACGAGTAGCCCTCAAAATGCAGTTCAAAGCATCTGGGTAGTTCTTCAGTTTCATGTTTAGTTTTCCACAAAGAAACAGAGCATCAAAGGACTCATCATGGCCAATGGTCGAAAGGGCTTCCTCTGGTGATCTGATAGGAATCAAATGTAGAACAATAGGTTATATCTATAACATTAAGGTATACTTTTACTTACAATAGAAATTCTGCTTTAGCTATATCGTCTAGGGCTAGATCCTTAAGATGATGCACCTCACCCAGTTTATGATAgcaactacaaaaaaaaggatttcgGTTATAATATCGATTTGCAAAATATCCTAGCCCTTACCGAGCTAATGTTTTAACGTTAGCCGGTGAATTTTCCAGAGTTTTTAAAACTCTAATGGCTTCCTTTATCTTGGACTCGTCTTTTTCGTATGACAAACACTCTGCCAGAGCTTTATCTTCCTGACCCAGCTGCAGCCACAGCTTCAGAGCCAGCCTAAAGGCTCCCAACTCCATATGAATTCGGGCTAGAAGTTCCAGAGCTACCTTGTAGGTTGGTTGGGACAACTGGGCCTGCAACGCGAGCTGTCTGGCCGGAACAAACTGGCCACTGGCATATTGCTGCAGCGCCTTGATTAGCAGAGCTAGATTGGAATTGGGATTCAGCTGAAGCAGCCTCTCGGCATACGAATCTATAGGATGTTTCAGCTCCTTCTGCCATACATTGCTGTAATCTTGGTCGTGGTTTTCGCAATACGTTTTACAGATCCACTCGTAACCATAGACATCATTGGGATGGGATATGGTCATGTTGATGGCGTGGCGCACGCATGCGGCATAATTCTTTTCCTTGTAGAGCCACTTCAAGTAGCGTTTGTACACGACATTTTTCGTATTTGCATCTGAGCTTTTAAGCAG is a window of Drosophila bipectinata strain 14024-0381.07 chromosome 2R, DbipHiC1v2, whole genome shotgun sequence DNA encoding:
- the Pgm2a gene encoding phosphopentomutase codes for the protein MCQPLGQMQCEIKNMALSGDPELDNQIRRWIRWDKCPSTACQIMDAVRASDWDTLRKRLCNRITFGTAGLRACMRAGFDSMNELVVVQTAQGLCKYLKEQYPNPEDWTNRGIVFGYDGRYNSHRFAELSAIVFLSNEFKVWLFKRVVATPMVPYAILRLQCLAGVMVTASHNPKEDNGYKVYWSNGAQIIPPHDAGIQDAIMENLEPMSGAWDDSAMCSNTQLNDPYDIVVPPYFDHLKKKFPCNLLEINGRCPITFTYTAMHGVGYDFVKTAFKRTNFPPFISVCEQQEPDPEFPTTPMPNPEEGKTSLDLAIKTAKQSNSEVILANDPDADRLAVAVRREDGSYRLFSGNEVGALLGWWSLEFYKMTVPDCDVSNCVMISSTVSSKILKAMAEREGFTFFDTLTGFKWMGNKAIEQEQAGKTVLFAFEEAIGFMVGTAVLDKDGVSAATHVATMACYLRCTQCMTLEEKLRDIYETYGYHTSICSYVICRCPPLIEKIFERLRNWDDGQADTYPTSIMNGEYEIESIRDLHTGYDSSTPDKKATLPTSSSSQMITFTFKNGAVITLRTSGTEPKMKYYAEMCGKPEEKNWNKLSSTLKIMVEATVEEFYEPTKNGLQRKKD
- the LOC108123256 gene encoding superkiller complex protein 3 isoform X1, producing the protein MAHLVTSNSFLDIKSIEKALDYWDKLFSLASDANIAPACFKIFKKRTHKTEDINYAKLQDYLGRIWFTHDFEIPTDEKELYKTTMEALLKSSDANTKNVVYKRYLKWLYKEKNYAACVRHAINMTISHPNDVYGYEWICKTYCENHDQDYSNVWQKELKHPIDSYAERLLQLNPNSNLALLIKALQQYASGQFVPARQLALQAQLSQPTYKVALELLARIHMELGAFRLALKLWLQLGQEDKALAECLSYEKDESKIKEAIRVLKTLENSPANVKTLARCYHKLGEVHHLKDLALDDIAKAEFLLSPEEALSTIGHDESFDALFLCGKLNMKLKNYPDALNCILRATRLRPHFSECFDYLGRLYPLTTGDTARARKCYEKCISLNPLAEEAVDALSFIYQELGEEELNEALLLNTVNHLSSEDSIRLQYKLGLHFQKVKKWDNAIQCFRDAIKQDSKCMVYWESLGDAYAARGSYNSAIRVFQKILELTPENSYALLQLASIKTIIRMYPEAIEDFSTLLKLNPIYLPGLKGAAEAHIGLANSLKAQNLYGRAKEHWQLSVEYLQKAFHQPEAHGMVWLWRLMASVFVQTAQLPPSLANLDVAGSLAKRDELVTYLSRKDLLLLAQRFYLCALKLKQNTYLWYELALSTYYSAVYIPEEAKSHLETAEKVCKMAIKERGNRWQNWNLLGVINMHPDHENLPLAQHCFIQAVELERKSFTAWTNLGVLYVKVKNIRLANEAFTRAQQACPTYANAWIGQAMVAETIGEQEESFDLFRHCQQFEYHPEAAIGFAHWVCEVLSNPKSMEKPHNKHAIEHMHADVSALDAINWFVQNEEAETSVAALTFQGFLCARKKLYRLAVEAFSRACKLCEPGADRDKLYTNLGYLYLQLNEPEKAVNALNTVAHATFKPIIGLALAYFRSGQLQESYSIYNSVLRNVEGQDDDKASTILVAMASMIYAFQGEADTKTLLYQCILLKEVPIQALYSSYALGILHRDNELSRMVMAELKAYDHNEECCDEISYLTAHYILINDGTNEALRYLQTRVRMFPQSTNLRKVFLKFLLDYYVQDPSLKLATSNVALLALTLGHTKLQQSIEASEEAETIIYASKAVGPVDKALSSKLVQRAIRLNPTNQQARKLLASIIAH
- the Vang gene encoding vang-like protein 1; translated protein: MENESVKSEHSGRSRRSRNHNNNGGGGGGGGGSVNNGYHRERERDRSRHSHRSTHSSKSGKSGFQRGDMAPYQTSVNMTGDESRDGQEVIEVQILPQDENWGENTTAVTGNTSEQSISMEDINNMWHRENEKGFGFACRRYMESGFCFLLGCAAFFSPVAMVVMPHAGFFPSAFDDPDLTQTVRTKLLACSEQCKGQLVSLAARLLLLAIGLWAVFMRRTSASMPRIFLYRALVLLLVTICTFAYWLFYIVQVTNGARIVVETGGYAVDYKSLVSYATNFVDTLLFVHYVAVVLLELRHQQPSYYVKIIRSPDGVSRSYMLGQLSIQRAAVWVLQHYYVDFPIFNPYLERIPISVSKSQRNKISNSFKYYEVDGVSNSQQQSQSRAVLAANARRRDSSHNERFYEEHEYERRVKKRRARLITAAEEAFTHIKRIHNEPAPALPLDPQEAAAAVFPSMARALQKYLRVTRQQPRHTFESILKHLAHCLKHDLSPRAFLEPYLTESPVMQSEKERRWVQSWSLICDDIVSRPISNECTFQLIQNDVSLMVTVHKLPHFNLAEEVVDPKSNKFVLKLNSETSV
- the LOC108123256 gene encoding superkiller complex protein 3 isoform X2 is translated as MSASKEAKSLLKDIRDTIKLGKHAEAIPKCQRLLKMEPKNAMAYLLLGAAYQNLDKAEAARSLRKSIEYTEGPATSALQGLANCAPNDELPEVYDQLADLLPEKALDYWDKLFSLASDANIAPACFKIFKKRTHKTEDINYAKLQDYLGRIWFTHDFEIPTDEKELYKTTMEALLKSSDANTKNVVYKRYLKWLYKEKNYAACVRHAINMTISHPNDVYGYEWICKTYCENHDQDYSNVWQKELKHPIDSYAERLLQLNPNSNLALLIKALQQYASGQFVPARQLALQAQLSQPTYKVALELLARIHMELGAFRLALKLWLQLGQEDKALAECLSYEKDESKIKEAIRVLKTLENSPANVKTLARCYHKLGEVHHLKDLALDDIAKAEFLLSPEEALSTIGHDESFDALFLCGKLNMKLKNYPDALNCILRATRLRPHFSECFDYLGRLYPLTTGDTARARKCYEKCISLNPLAEEAVDALSFIYQELGEEELNEALLLNTVNHLSSEDSIRLQYKLGLHFQKVKKWDNAIQCFRDAIKQDSKCMVYWESLGDAYAARGSYNSAIRVFQKILELTPENSYALLQLASIKTIIRMYPEAIEDFSTLLKLNPIYLPGLKGAAEAHIGLANSLKAQNLYGRAKEHWQLSVEYLQKAFHQPEAHGMVWLWRLMASVFVQTAQLPPSLANLDVAGSLAKRDELVTYLSRKDLLLLAQRFYLCALKLKQNTYLWYELALSTYYSAVYIPEEAKSHLETAEKVCKMAIKERGNRWQNWNLLGVINMHPDHENLPLAQHCFIQAVELERKSFTAWTNLGVLYVKVKNIRLANEAFTRAQQACPTYANAWIGQAMVAETIGEQEESFDLFRHCQQFEYHPEAAIGFAHWVCEVLSNPKSMEKPHNKHAIEHMHADVSALDAINWFVQNEEAETSVAALTFQGFLCARKKLYRLAVEAFSRACKLCEPGADRDKLYTNLGYLYLQLNEPEKAVNALNTVAHATFKPIIGLALAYFRSGQLQESYSIYNSVLRNVEGQDDDKASTILVAMASMIYAFQGEADTKTLLYQCILLKEVPIQALYSSYALGILHRDNELSRMVMAELKAYDHNEECCDEISYLTAHYILINDGTNEALRYLQTRVRMFPQSTNLRKVFLKFLLDYYVQDPSLKLATSNVALLALTLGHTKLQQSIEASEEAETIIYASKAVGPVDKALSSKLVQRAIRLNPTNQQARKLLASIIAH